In Silene latifolia isolate original U9 population chromosome X, ASM4854445v1, whole genome shotgun sequence, the following proteins share a genomic window:
- the LOC141619783 gene encoding farnesyl pyrophosphate synthase-like, translating to MSSELRTRFLQVYEVLKSELLSDPAFEWTPDSTQWVDRMLDYNVPGGKLNRGLSVIDSYSLLKQGQDLTDDEIFLASALGWCIEWLQAYFLVLDDIMDNSHTRRGQPCWFRLPKVGIIAANDGVILRNHIPRILKNHFRDKTYYVDLLDLFNEVEFQTASGQMIDLITTLEGEKDLSKYSLDLHRRIVQYKTAYYSFYLSVACALLMSGEKLEDHIDVKNILIDMGVYFQVQDDYLDCFGDPEFIGKIGTDIEDFKCSWLVVKALELCNDEQKKFLHENYGKQDAACVAKVKELYHHLDLQGVFAEFEKQSYEKIVNSIEAHPSKSVQAVLKSFLAKIYKRQK from the exons ATGAGCAGCGAATTAAGGACAAGATTTCTACAAGTATATGAAGTTCTGAAATCGGAGCTCCTTAGTGATCCTGCTTTTGAATGGACACCTGATTCCACCCAATGGGTTGACCGG ATGCTGGACTATAATGTTCCTGGTGGTAAGCTCAATCGAGGACTATCAGTTATTGACAGTTACTCTTTGTTGAAGCAAGGACAAGACCTCACTGATGATGAAATCTTTCTCGCTTCTGCCCTTGGCTGGTGCATTGAATGGCTTCAAGCTTATTTTCTTGTTCTTGATGATATTATGGACAACTCTCACACCCGCCGTGGCCAGCCTTGCTGGTTTAGACTCCCTAAGGTTGGCATTATTGCTGCCAACGACGGTGTCATCCTTCGCAACCATATTCCCAGAATCCTCAAGAATCATTTTAGGGACAAAACTTACTATGTAGATTTGTTGGATTTATTTAATGAG GTTGAATTCCAGACTGCCAGTGGACAGATGATTGATCTCATAACCACTCTTGAAGGAGAAAAAGATCTTTCTAAATATTCTTTGGATCT TCACCGCCGCATTGTTCAGTACAAAACCGCTTACTATTCATTCTATTTATCA GTTGCATGTGCTTTACTCATGTCAGGTGAAAAACTCGAAGACCATATTGATGTCAAAAACATTCTTATTGACATGGGAGTATATTTCCAAGTACAG GATGACTATCTTGATTGTTTTGGAGACCCTGAATTTATAGGGAAG ATTGGAACTGACATAGAAGATTTTAAGTGCTCTTGGTTGGTTGTCAAAGCTTTGGAACTATGTAACGATGAACAGAAGAAATTTTTACAT GAAAACTACGGCAAGCAAGATGCAGCCTGTGTGGCAAAAGTGAAAGAGCTTTATCATCACCTTGATCTCCAG GGTGTTTTTGCGGAGTTTGAGAAACAGAGTTATGAGAAGATAGTAAACTCCATTGAAGCGCATCCAAGCAAATCAGTGCAGGCTGTTCTCAAGTCATTTTTGGCAAAAATATACAAGAGGCAGAAATGA